The window AATCATTTCTTGCGACGCTTGCCTTATTAGAAAAGCAAGAGCAGGAGGCGGTGGTTTATCAACAACGATTACTCATGGATTTATTACAGTCGCAAACGCATCCGATAATGACCACTATTGCTTTTTCGGCAGCCGCTCATCATCGTCTGTTAAATGCTTTATGGCTGCTTATGAAAAATCCTTTCTGGGAACTAGCAAGTAAACTGGCTGTCATGCGTCTATTAGGTCAATTGAAAGGGCAAGAGCTTAAAGTAGCAGATGCCACTTTAGATGAGATTAAAGCCAAATTAAATAGCGAGCATTCCAGGGAAATTTGTCAAGGGTTTGAATTATTAACCCTCTTACTACCTGGCTTTATCGCAACTGACAAAGTAAGTGCGCTGCTGCCAACTGTGCAGGTGAAACTGACGAGTAATGATGGGAGTGTACGAGTAGCAGCGCTCAACTGTTTAGCCCTTTTTATTCCGCGCTTATCAACCAGTGAAAGCAGTGCGTTGCTACCAGCCATTCGGTTAAAGTTAGACGATAATAATTGGTATGTAAGACAAGCAGCCCTCAATTGCTTAACTGTGCTTATCCCGCGTGTATCGCTTACTGAGGTCAGTAGGCTGCTGCCCGCTGTGCAGGGGAAATTGGTGGATAATTATGAGGATATACGAGAAGCAGCACTTAAGTGTTTAGCCGTGCTTATCCCACGCCTATCACCTAGGGAGGTCAATGCACTGCTATCAGCCATCCAGTTGAAGGTAACAGATCATTTTTGGGCTATACGACAAACGGCGCTCAAGTGTTTAGCTCTGCTTATACCTTGCTTGTTACCTAGTGAAATCAGTGCGCTGCTGCAAGCCGAGCAGCAAAAATTAACAGACAAGGAGTGGATGGTACGACAAATGGCACTCAATTGTTTAGCCATGCTTATTCCATACGTGTCATCCAGTGAGGTGAGTGCGCTACTGCCCGCCGTGCAGTTAAAATTAGCGGATAGTGGTTGGTGGTCTGTACGAAAGGCGGCGCTCGATTGCTTAGCCGTGCTTATTCCGTACGTGTCATCCAGTGAGGTGAGTGCGCTGCTGCCCGCCGTGCAATTAAAATTGTTGGATAATGACCGGATGATGCAACACGCGGCGCTCAAATGTTTAGCCGTGCTTATCCCATGTCTGTCATCCAGGGAGGTCAATGCATTGTTGCCAGCTATCCAGCTAAAATTAACGGATAATGAGTTGATTGTACGACAAGCGGCGCTCAAGTGCTTAACTGTGAATATCCCGCGCCTATCATCTAATGAAGTCAATGCATTGCTGCAAACCGTAAAGTTAAAATTGGCAGATAATGAATGGAATGTGCGGGAAGCAGCATTCAAGTGTTTAAGCCTCCTTATCTCCCAGGTCGCACCCAGTGAGGTGAGTGCGCTGTTGCTCGCCGTACAGTTAAAATTAGCAGATAATGATAGCTATATACTACAGACGCTTAAGTGTTTAACTCTCCTTATCCCTCGGGTGCCCCTCAGTGAGGTGAGTGCACTACTGCCAGTCGTGCAATTAAAATTGGCCAATATTGAGTGGGATGTAAGACAAGTGACGCTCAAGTGTTTAGCCATGCTTATTCCGTACGTGTCACCCAATGAGATGAGTACACTGCTGCCCACCGTGCAGTTGAAATTAGTGGACAACGATTGGAGGGTACGGCAAACGGCGCTTAAGTGTTTATCCACGCTTATTCCGTACGTATCACCCAATGAAGTCAGTACGTTGTTGCTCGCCGTGCAGTTGAATTTAGCGGATAATGTCTGGAATGTACGAAAAGCGGCACTCAACTGTTTAGCCAGGCTTATTCCTCGCGTATCATCCATTGAGCTCAGTGCACTACTACCCGCCGTGCAGGTGAAATTGACAGATAATGAGTGGAATGTACGACAAGCAGCGCTCAACTGTTTATCTGTCCTTATCCCCCGGGTGTCACCAAGGGAGGTAAGGCAATTGCTCTCAGTGCTTAAGGAAAGACTGACCGGTACTGACAAAGAGGCTCAGGAAGTGGCTGGCTCGTGTTTAATTACCTTGGTTTCGAAACTCACATCTGCTGACCAAAATAAATTTATCAGGGAAGAAGGTGCGTCTTTAGTGCATACCCACCCTCAGTTATTTTATCAATTGGTTAACACGTTAATCAGTCAAGCTGAGAAAAAGGTCAAAGACTGGCTACTGTCTTTGCAACAGGTATCCGAAAGTGACTTGTTTTTACAAGCCTTTGTAAGCCATTACCAGCTATTGTTAAATGAACAATTACCTTCTAATGGCCTACAGCTTAACCTTTAAGTTAAGTGCTTATTGAATTGGCGTTTAAATTTTCAAACTAAGCCTTGCAAAAATTAGACGCTTAATCTTATAGGGCCCTTTCTAAAACAAATTTAATTTAGGTAAAAAAAAGTTTTCCTGTTTATCAGCGTCCAAATTGGGTTGCACGAATGAAAAAAGGGTCATTTTAAGCTCTAAGGGTAAGCGGTTAAAGCCTGAGTTTGTTTCTTGTTTAGTGCCTTGGTTAAAAAAAGTAATCCGTGTATCAAGGGTTGTTTTTGCCTGAGCCATGAGTGATTTAAATTCGTCGGTTTGGTGCGCTTGCGTCAGTTGGCCGTCATTGAGAATGAAAGCAAGCGGATGGTTGGGATTGGTCTTTAGTTGTTTCAAGAAGGTCAGGCTTGTGCTTAGGGGTTCTTCTTTTAAACGATTAATAATCTCTGATTTACAATATTGACTTAATGCTGAAAGGGTCCTGGTAGTAAAAGATTGACCAACTACAAGGTCACGCCAGATGATTTCAAGAAGTTGTTTCGCTAGATTTTCATTGAAGGTCGTTTTTTTAAGATGATCTAGAGCGTAAGAATTTCCTTGGCGAGCGGCACATTCATACAAGCGAATGGCTTCGGGTAAATTCACAGGTCCGCCTTGACCATTTTGATGCATTGTTGCCCGATTCACCATAAAACCACTATGCTCGCCTAATTGTATGGCTTGCTCATAGAGCCGGATAGCCTCGGGATAATTTACAGGCCCGTCTTGACCGAATCGATATAGATTGGCGCGATTATTCATGGCATAACTATTGCCTAATTGTATGGCTTGCTCATAGAGGTAAATGGCTTCGGGTAAATTTACAGGCCCACCTTGGCCTTGCTCATGCATAAGGGCGCGACCATTCATGGCATTACTATTGCCTAATTGTATGGCTTGCTCATAGAGGCGAATGGCTTCGGATAAATTTACAGGCCCGCCTTGACCATTTTCATGCATAAGGGCGCGGTAATACATGGCCTCACTATTACCTAATTGTATAGCTTGCTTATAGAGACGAATGGCTTCAGGAAGGTTCACGGGCCCACCTTGGCCTCGCTCATGCATAAAAGCGCGATTAGTCATGGCACTACTATGGCCTAATTGTATGGCTTGCTCATAGAGGCGAATGGCTTCAGGATAGTTCACGGGCCCACCTTGGCCTCGCTCATGCATCAGGGCACGATTAAACATGGCACTACTATTGCCTAATTGTATCGCTTGCTCATAGAGGCGAATGGCTTCGGGAAGATTTACTGGGCCGCCTCGGCCTAAATAGTGCATCACCGCTCGACCAAACATAGCCTCACTATGGCCTAATGGTATGGCCCGCTCATACAAGTAAATCGTCTTTTGATAATCTAGTGGATAACCTACCCCAAAATAATACAAGCGTGCTTGCAGTACCAAAGCAAAGGAGTTGCCGTCTTTGATTTGCTGCTCACAGTCAGCACAGACCTTCGCAATCACCTGTTGTAATGCACTATCCGTTTCTAGCCGTTTTTTAAACGCGGGTAAATTAAGCTTATCTATTAATAATGGTAGTCGTCTCGTGTTTCCCGCTAATATTTCTTGAACAACTTCAGGGATGAAGCGGTCTTCATTAATCAGCCTAGAGGATTCAATGTAAGTCATGTATAGAGTGCTCAACAAAAAGGGGTGATTGTATAAAGACTACTAATTTTTGCAACCTATTTCACTTATTAGTAGTCTTACTGCCGCATTGCAAATACTATTAAAGATAAGGAAGGGGACTCTGTTGTAAGTAAGAAACAATTTAAAGAATCTTAATTTTTGGCTAGATCTCAATTGTATAAACCAATTTGTTCATTACTTCGAATGGTATTTCCACCTTCCACTCATAGAATTGTTCTTTTTTGAACCTGAGTATTATTTCAAAATCCTTAATAGTCGCGTATGCGGTTTTCATCGATTGAAAGCCTCTGACTGGATTAATAAGGGACTTATATTTTCCATGATCTGCCTCTAGTCGATTATTACGATACTTTATTTGCAAGTGTTGCAGTATGTAGCAAGGATATTTTCCTGGTTTTCTAAGCTATAAAGTAAAATATTCAATGTTACATCAGGTGATTTGTTGGCACTAGGACCCGGCATAGTTTTGATAATATTCTCATTACGAGCATCTTGGTATTGGAGATAATTTTTTTCAAAATCAATTTCTTTTAGAAAGGCCTCATTAGAAAAAACATCATTTAAGGCAATTGATAATTGAAATAATCTCACCACATCTTTTGGATTATCTAAATAAGAGGCAATCTGCTGTAAAATCTCCGGTGGCAGCGTGGTAAAATCACGGGTTTGCAAGGCCTCTTCGCCCGCTAATCCATTATTTTGCAAAGCTTCTTCTCGTGAAAAAAAACTTCTAAGCACCGTAATAATTTGCGAAACCTTATCTTTTACTTGTTGATTTTTGTAAAACATATGATTAATCCCAATAGTGTGTTACTAATCTTCATACAATTGAGGTAATTTTAGTCCATTTTTCTTATTCATGTTGAATACGATAAGTAATAAGTACTAATTAGTTTTGAGTTTCGAGGCTAAATAGCTTGAAAAATGAAGTTTGGGTGCTTTAATTACTAAGCAGTTGTTTTAATAATTTTGGAGCCAACTTCATAAAATCATCACTAAGGATAGGATAATGAATTTAAAAAAAACAACGATTATTTCTGTTTGCTTCTTTATGAATACGTCATGGTCTGCCCCTATAGCAGATGTGATTACCAATCCGCAAGCCTCAGCGGATAACACCGTGTTTAACTTTTCTTACTCAGTGACTTCGTTACAAAAATACTATCGGGTTTATCTTGACCTAGAGCACCGTGCAAGTAGTGGGTTTCCACAAGGCGGGCTTTACGCAAACTACCTCATTGAAAATGACGTCTTGTATAAGTATGTAGGTCCTGGCTGGAATTGGAGTAAAGTCAAGTCACTTGGCAGTACAACAGGAACTAATAACAGCTGGGTTGTACCGAGAGCCGATGTTCTTGCTAATGCTAACCTTGCAGGGACCGTGGATTACCTCTATCAGGTAGAATCACCCTTAGGTATTTCTTCATACACTAAGTTAACATTAACTTATCCAGGAGCAGACGGTCAAAACTCTGATTTACCGCCACCCATAGCTTGTGCAAAATGTACAAGTCAAATCGCTCAGGGAGCTAAATGGAATTATGTTATCTCTGAAACACCCAAATTTTCTGTTTTAGCTGATATTTATGATATCAGCGGTTTTAGTAGTGATGCTAAACTTGTTAATAAAATTCATACCCAAGGCAGTAAAGCAATTTGTTATGTGAGTGCTGGCTCTTGGGAAGATTGGCGTCCAGATGCCAATCAATTTCCTGAGTCGGTTAAAGGGAGCTCCAATGGTTGGCCAGGCGAAAAATGGCTTGATATTCGACAAACTAAAATTCTCCTACCTATCATGCAGGCCCGTATTAACATGTGTAAAGAGAAAGGCTTTGATGCCATTGAATTTGATAATGTCGATGGCTATACCAATAAAACCGGTTTTCCTTTGAAAAGTGCTGAGCAAGCTTATTATAATGCCTCGTTAGCTAATATGGCACATCAAGCAGGTCTTGCGGTCGGATTAAAAAACGACCTCAACCAAGTTGAGCAATTATTGCCTTATTTTGATTTTGCCATCAATGAGCAATGCTTTGAGTACAATGAGTGTGACGATTTAATGCCGTTTATTAATGCCAATAAAGCGGTGCTTAATGTTGAGTATAATTTAGCAACAAGCAAATTTTGCTCTAAGGCTAATGCGATGCGTTTCAGTGCTATAAAAAAAGACGGTAGCTTGAAAGAAAAAGTGACGTTCTGTAATTAATCCTATTGACTCAGCGCTAGGGCCTACTTAAGCCTTAGCGCTGAGGTTAGGCTAGTCATGACTTAATCAGGGTAAAGTACAGGTAGTTGTAAAAACAGCCCTTGATAGGCATTAAAAAAATTTTGGTGGGCGTTATAATAAAGAGGGATAATTAATGATTAGACCCTAAAACTCTGAATAAAAGAGAATCCGCCAAAAAAATAAGTTGCTAGACAAGCCGTATTCTATTATTAATTTTAACGCGATTAAGGCTGACTGGGTACGATTACGGAGGATTTTAAAGCATCTAATAAATCACTTGTTCTTGTACTTGTTTTGCCCTCTCTCATTACTGGATAACGTTGCTCAATTTTTTCAATCGCTTCATTAATAGTCATTGATTTAGATAGCGATATCAAATCGACTAAGGCGTTAATTTTTTCCTTTTTAGCTTTTTTATTAGGGTAGGGCCAGTGACTATTAACTTCTTTCTTAAGTTGATTTATTAGATCAACAATACGTTGTAGGTGTTGTTCACTAAATTGACTTTGAACATCAGAAAAATTATTGTTATGTTCTCGTTTTCTATCATACAAAAGCCCTGGCTGTGTGAATGACAAAATATAGTCAGTTATTTCGAGGGGTAGCTTAGCTAAGGCACAGGTTGACTGCTGA of the Legionella beliardensis genome contains:
- a CDS encoding tetratricopeptide repeat protein; its protein translation is MTYIESSRLINEDRFIPEVVQEILAGNTRRLPLLIDKLNLPAFKKRLETDSALQQVIAKVCADCEQQIKDGNSFALVLQARLYYFGVGYPLDYQKTIYLYERAIPLGHSEAMFGRAVMHYLGRGGPVNLPEAIRLYEQAIQLGNSSAMFNRALMHERGQGGPVNYPEAIRLYEQAIQLGHSSAMTNRAFMHERGQGGPVNLPEAIRLYKQAIQLGNSEAMYYRALMHENGQGGPVNLSEAIRLYEQAIQLGNSNAMNGRALMHEQGQGGPVNLPEAIYLYEQAIQLGNSYAMNNRANLYRFGQDGPVNYPEAIRLYEQAIQLGEHSGFMVNRATMHQNGQGGPVNLPEAIRLYECAARQGNSYALDHLKKTTFNENLAKQLLEIIWRDLVVGQSFTTRTLSALSQYCKSEIINRLKEEPLSTSLTFLKQLKTNPNHPLAFILNDGQLTQAHQTDEFKSLMAQAKTTLDTRITFFNQGTKQETNSGFNRLPLELKMTLFSFVQPNLDADKQENFFLPKLNLF
- a CDS encoding DDE-type integrase/transposase/recombinase, which codes for MQIKYRNNRLEADHGKYKSLINPVRGFQSMKTAYATIKDFEIILRFKKEQFYEWKVEIPFEVMNKLVYTIEI
- a CDS encoding F-box protein gives rise to the protein MFYKNQQVKDKVSQIITVLRSFFSREEALQNNGLAGEEALQTRDFTTLPPEILQQIASYLDNPKDVVRLFQLSIALNDVFSNEAFLKEIDFEKNYLQYQDARNENIIKTMPGPSANKSPDVTLNILLYSLENQENILATYCNTCK
- a CDS encoding endo alpha-1,4 polygalactosaminidase yields the protein MNLKKTTIISVCFFMNTSWSAPIADVITNPQASADNTVFNFSYSVTSLQKYYRVYLDLEHRASSGFPQGGLYANYLIENDVLYKYVGPGWNWSKVKSLGSTTGTNNSWVVPRADVLANANLAGTVDYLYQVESPLGISSYTKLTLTYPGADGQNSDLPPPIACAKCTSQIAQGAKWNYVISETPKFSVLADIYDISGFSSDAKLVNKIHTQGSKAICYVSAGSWEDWRPDANQFPESVKGSSNGWPGEKWLDIRQTKILLPIMQARINMCKEKGFDAIEFDNVDGYTNKTGFPLKSAEQAYYNASLANMAHQAGLAVGLKNDLNQVEQLLPYFDFAINEQCFEYNECDDLMPFINANKAVLNVEYNLATSKFCSKANAMRFSAIKKDGSLKEKVTFCN